The genomic window CGCGCAGGTGATGCGCGAGCTGATTGGAGCGTGCGTCGAGCTGCGAGTAGGTGACGGCCTCATCCCCCGAGACAACGGCTACGGCCTCCGGCGAACGCGCCACCTGCTGCGAGAACAGCGAGTGGATGCTGGCGTTGCGGGGATACTCGACGGCAGTACCGCTCCAGTTCGTGAGGACCTGGGCCTTCTCCTCCGTGGAGATGATGGGCAGGTCATTCAGCGCCTGGTCGGGGCGAGCGACCGCGGCCTCGAGCAACACGGTGAAGTGCCGGAGCAGGCCCTGCATGGTGGCCGCTTCGAACAGGTCGGTGTTGTAGTTGATGATGCCTGCGAGCTGCTCGGCCTCCGTGAACAAGAGGCTGAAGTCGAACTTCGACGTGTTGATCTCGGCGGGCAGCGCCGTGATGTCGAGCCCCGAGAGCGCCAGAGAGGACTCCGGTGCGTTCTGCAGGGTCAACGAGACCTGGAACAGGGGTGAACGGCTCAGGTCGCGCTGCGGCTGGAGTTCCTCGACGAGCTTCTCGAAGGGAACATCCTGGTGCTCGTAGGCGGCGAGGGTGCTCAGGCGCACCTGCCCCAGCAGCTCGCGGAACGAGCGCTGTCCTTCGATTCGCGCGCGAAGGACCAGCGTGTTGACGAAGAAGCCGATGAGGCCTTCGGTCTCGGAGCGGTTGCGGTTGGCGACGGGAGAGCCGACGGAGATGTCGTCCTGTCCCGAGTAGCGAGAGAGCAGGAGCTGGAAGGAAGCCAGCAGGACCATGAAGGGCGTGGCGCCCTCGCGCTGGGCCAGGGCCTTGACGGCCTGAGTGAGCTCGCGGGAGAGCTCGATGGGGAGGACCGCGCCGCGGTAGGACTGGACGGCGGGCCGAGGCTTGTCGGTGGGCAGCTCCAGCGCGGAAGAGGCGCCCGAGAGCTGCTGCCGCCACCAGTCGAGCTCGGAGGCGAGGACGTCGCCGTGGAGCCACTGGCGCTGCCAGACGGAGAAGTCGGCGTACTGGATGGGAAGCGGCGCGAGCTGTGCGGCCTCGCCGCCCGAGTACTCACGGTAATACGCACCCAGCTCGCGGACCATGACCGCGATGGACCAACCGTCCGAGATGATGTGATGGACGGTGACGAGCAGCAGATGCTGCAGCTCATCCGTGCGGATGAGTGAGGCACGGACCAGCGGACCTCGCGCCAGATCGAACGACCGCGAGGCCTCTTCCCGCGTCAGTTGCTCGATGGTGGCGTCTTGCTGCGCAGACGCGAATCCTCGCAGATCCACCAACGGCAGTTCGAGCCGGAGTTCGTCCTGGATGAGCTGAACGGGCTGACCGTCGTGAACGGAGAAGCGAGTGCGAAGGACCTCGTGGCGCTGAGTGAGGGCCTGGAGGGACTTCAGGAGCGCCGAGGAGTCCAGGGCACCGGAGAGCTTGAGGACCCAGGGGATGTTGTAGGTGGAGGAGCCGGGCTGGAGCTGGTCGAGGAACCAGAGGCGCTGCTGGGCGAAGGAGAGAGGTAGCGGCTGGGAGCGGTCGACCGGGACGAGCGGAGGCTGGCGAGAAGCAGAGCCGTGCTGCTCCAGGCGCTGAGCGAGGAGGGCGACGGTGGGCGCTGCGAAGAGCTCACCGAGGGGCAGCTCGACGCTGAAAGCGGAGCGGATGCGAGAGACGACCTGGGTGGCGAGGAGGGAGTGGCCACCAAGCTCGAAGAAGTCGCCGTGGAGGCTGACGCGCTCCAGGCCGAGGACGTCGGCGAAGATGGAGGCGAGACGAGCCTGAGCGGGAGTGGAGGGCTCGACGAAGTCGTCAGCAGAAGAGGCCGAGGCGAAGTCAGGCGCGGGGAGGGCCTTGCGGTCGAGCTTGCCGTTGGCGGAGAGGGGGAAGGCCGTCAGCGAGACGAAAGCCGAGGGCACCATGTACTCGGGCAGTCGCTGCTGGAGGAAACCCTTGAGCGAGGTGGTGTCGACGGAAGAGTCGCCTGAGGTGAAGTAGGCGACGAGACGCTTGTCACCAGGGACGTCCTCACGGGCGAGGACGACGACTTCCTGGATGCCAGTGAAGAGACGCAGCGCGGCCTCGACTTCACCCAGCTCGATGCGGAAGCCACGAATCTTCACCTGGAAGTCGTTGCGACCGAGGAACTCGAGAGTGCCGTCAGCGAGCCAGCGAGCCTTGTCCCCGGTGCGGTAGAGGCGAGCACCGGGCGAGCTGCTGAAGGGATGCGGGACGAAGCGCTCTGCGGTGAGGTCAGCGCGGTTGAGGTAGCCCCAAGCCAGGCCGTCGCCACCGACGAAGAGCTCGCCAGGGACGCCAGGAGGCAGCGGCTGGAGGCCCGAGTCGAGGACGAAGGCGGAGGAGTTGGAGAGAGGGGCGCCGATGGGGACGGAGCGAGAGACAGCGTCGCCGTGGCGGAGGGAGTGAGTGGCGGAGAAGGTGGTGTTCTCGGTGGGGCCGTAGCCGTTGACGAGGACGTGGCCTTCGGGGAGGCGAGAGAGGTGCTCGCGGACGCGGTGAGGCGGAAGCACGTCACCACCGGCGAGCACCTGACGCACGCCCGTCAAAGCAGAAGGCTGGTGGGCAACCATCTGCTCGAAGAGAGCAGCGGTCAGCCAGAGAGAGGAGACCTTCTCGCGGACGAGGACCGCACCCAACTCCTCCAGAGAGAGCGAGTGGGGAGGCGCGAGGACGAGCTTCGAGCCGTGAAGCAGGGCCCCCCAGATTTCGAGGGTGGAGGCATCGAAGGCGACGGGAGCGGCATGGAGCCAGACTTCTGAGGCGCCGAAGTGGATGAAGGAAGAAGAGACGAGGCGAGTGACGCCCCGGTGGGGAACGCAGACGCCCTTGGGTTCGCCGGTGGAGCCTGAGGTGAACATGACGTAGGCGAGGTCATCGCCAGAGACGTCAGAAGGCAGCGGCGTCGTGGGCCGACGGGAGATGCGAGAAGCCTCCTCATCGACGAGGAGGAGGACGGCACCGAAAGCGGGCAAGTCATCCGCGACGTCGGAGTGGGAGACAAGGACGCCCGCAGCGGACTCACGAAGGACGAAGGAGAGGCGCTCGGAGGGCCAGGCCTTGTCGAGGGGGACGTAGGACGCACCGGCCTTGAGGATGGCCAGCAGGGAGACGATGAGGTCGGCGGAGCGATCAAGCCGCACGGCGACGCGAGAGCCGGGGAGAACACCCAAGGCGCGCAGGTGGTGCGCGAGCTGGTTGGAGCGCGCGTCGAGCTGCGAGTAGGTGACAGCCTCATCCCCCGAGACGACGGCGACGGCCTCGGGTGAACGCGCCACCTGCTGCTCGAACAGCGCATGCACGCTCGCGCTGCGCGGATACGCCCGGGCGGTCTCGTTCCACGTCGAGAGCACCTGCTGCTTCTCGTGAGCATTCAGTGCCGAGAGCGTGCTCAAGGACTGTTCGGGCCGAGAGACTGCCGTCTCGAGCAGCACGGTGAAGTGGCGAAGCAGGCCCTGCATGGTGGCCGCTTCGAACAGGTCGGTGTTGTAGTTGAGGACGCCGGAGAACCGGTCGCCTTCATCGAACAGCAGGCTGAAGTCATACTTCGATGTATTGATTTCAGCGGGAACGGGCTCGAGCACCAGACCCGAGAGCGCGAGGGCTGCCTCGGGTGCGTTCTGGAGCGTGAGGGTGACCTGGAAGAGAGGCGAGCGGCTCAGGTCACGCTGCGGCTGGAGTTCCTCGACGAGCTTCTCGAAGGGAACATCCTGGTGCTCGTAGGCGGCGAGGGTGCTCAGGCGCACCTGTCCCAGCAGCTCGCGGAAGGACTGCTTGCCATCGAGCCGGGCGCGGAAGACGAGGGTATTGACGAAGAAGCCGATGAGGCCTTCGGTCTCGGAGCGGTTGCGGTTGGCGACGGGGGAGCCGACTGAGATGTCGTCCTGTCCGGAGTACTTGGAGAGCAGGAGCTGGAAGGAAGCCAGCAGGACCATGAAGGGCGTGGCGCCCTCACGCTGGGCCAGAGCCTTGACGGCCTGAGTCAGCTCACGGGACAGCTCGATGGGAAGGACCGCGCCGCGGTAGGTCTGAACGGCGGGCCGAGGCTTGTCGGTGGGCAGCTCGAGCGCGGAAGAGGCACCCGAGAGCTGGTGACGCCACCAGCCAAGCTCGGAGGCGAGGACGTCGCCGTGGAGCCACTGGCGCTGCCAGACGGAGAAGTCGGCGTACTGGATGGGAAGAGGCGCGAGCTGCGCGGCCTCTCCACCGGAGAACTGACGGTAGAGGGCGGCGAGTTCACGCAGGATGACGGCAATGGACCAGCCGTCGGACGCGATGTGGTGAACGGTGACGAGCAGCAGATGCTGCGACTCGGTCAGACGAACCAGTGACGCACGGACCACGGGCCCACGCGCGAGATCGAACGGACGCAGCGCCTCCTGTGAGGCCAACCGCAGGGCCTCGTCATCTCGCTCCTGGCCCGAGCGCGAGGAGAGGTCGGTGACCGGCAGCTCCAGGGCGAAGTCCTGGTCGATGATCTGGACGGGCTGACCCTCGTGAACGGAGAAGCGAGTGCGCAAAGCCTCATGTCGCTGAATGAGCGAGTTGAGGGACAGGCGCAGCGCGTTCACATCGAGTGAGCCGGAGAGCTTGAGGACCCAGGGGATGTTGTAGGTGGAGGAGCCGGGCTGGAGCTGGTCGAGGAACCAGAGACGCTGCTGGGCGAAGGAGAGAGGCAGCGGCTGGGAGCGGTCGACCGGGACGAGCGGAGGCTGGCGAGAAGCGGAGCCGTGCTGCTCCAGGCGCTGAGCGAGGAGGGCGACGGTGGGCGCGGAGAAGAGCTCACCGAGAGGCAACTCGACGCTGAAAGCGGAGCGGATGCGAGAGACGACCTGGGTGGCGAGGAGGGAGTGGCCACCGAGCTCGAAGAAGTCGCCGTGGAGGCTGACGCGCTCCAAGCCGAGGACATCAGCGAAGATGGAGGCGAGACGAGCCTGGGCGGGAGTGGAAGGCTCGACGAATTCGTCGGCGGAAGAGGCCGAGGCGAAGTCAGGCGCAGGAAGCGCCTTTCGGTCGAGCTTGCCGTTGGCGGAGAGAGGGAAGGCCGTCAGCGAGACGAAAGCCGAGGGCACCATGTACTCAGGCAGCCGCTGCTGGAGGAAGGCCTTGAGCGCGGTGGTGTCGACGGACTGCTCTTCGGCGGCGACGAAGTAGGCGACGAGACGCTTGTCGCCGGGGACGTCCTCACGGGCGAGGACGACGGCTTCCTGGATGCCGGTGAACA from Myxococcus fulvus includes these protein-coding regions:
- a CDS encoding non-ribosomal peptide synthetase; translation: SLRHGDAVSRSVPIGAPLSNSSAFVLDSGFQPLPPGVPGELFVGGDGLAWGYLNRADLTAERFVPHPFSSSPGARLYRTGDKARWLADGTLEFLGRNDFQVKIRGFRIELGEVEAALRLFTGIQEAVVLAREDVPGDKRLVAYFVAAEEQSVDTTALKAFLQQRLPEYMVPSAFVSLTAFPLSANGKLDRKALPAPDFASASSADEFVEPSTPAQARLASIFADVLGLERVSLHGDFFELGGHSLLATQVVSRIRSAFSVELPLGELFSAPTVALLAQRLEQHGSASRQPPLVPVDRSQPLPLSFAQQRLWFLDQLQPGSSTYNIPWVLKLSGSLDVNALRLSLNSLIQRHEALRTRFSVHEGQPVQIIDQDFALELPVTDLSSRSGQERDDEALRLASQEALRPFDLARGPVVRASLVRLTESQHLLLVTVHHIASDGWSIAVILRELAALYRQFSGGEAAQLAPLPIQYADFSVWQRQWLHGDVLASELGWWRHQLSGASSALELPTDKPRPAVQTYRGAVLPIELSRELTQAVKALAQREGATPFMVLLASFQLLLSKYSGQDDISVGSPVANRNRSETEGLIGFFVNTLVFRARLDGKQSFRELLGQVRLSTLAAYEHQDVPFEKLVEELQPQRDLSRSPLFQVTLTLQNAPEAALALSGLVLEPVPAEINTSKYDFSLLFDEGDRFSGVLNYNTDLFEAATMQGLLRHFTVLLETAVSRPEQSLSTLSALNAHEKQQVLSTWNETARAYPRSASVHALFEQQVARSPEAVAVVSGDEAVTYSQLDARSNQLAHHLRALGVLPGSRVAVRLDRSADLIVSLLAILKAGASYVPLDKAWPSERLSFVLRESAAGVLVSHSDVADDLPAFGAVLLLVDEEASRISRRPTTPLPSDVSGDDLAYVMFTSGSTGEPKGVCVPHRGVTRLVSSSFIHFGASEVWLHAAPVAFDASTLEIWGALLHGSKLVLAPPHSLSLEELGAVLVREKVSSLWLTAALFEQMVAHQPSALTGVRQVLAGGDVLPPHRVREHLSRLPEGHVLVNGYGPTENTTFSATHSLRHGDAVSRSVPIGAPLSNSSAFVLDSGLQPLPPGVPGELFVGGDGLAWGYLNRADLTAERFVPHPFSSSPGARLYRTGDKARWLADGTLEFLGRNDFQVKIRGFRIELGEVEAALRLFTGIQEVVVLAREDVPGDKRLVAYFTSGDSSVDTTSLKGFLQQRLPEYMVPSAFVSLTAFPLSANGKLDRKALPAPDFASASSADDFVEPSTPAQARLASIFADVLGLERVSLHGDFFELGGHSLLATQVVSRIRSAFSVELPLGELFAAPTVALLAQRLEQHGSASRQPPLVPVDRSQPLPLSFAQQRLWFLDQLQPGSSTYNIPWVLKLSGALDSSALLKSLQALTQRHEVLRTRFSVHDGQPVQLIQDELRLELPLVDLRGFASAQQDATIEQLTREEASRSFDLARGPLVRASLIRTDELQHLLLVTVHHIISDGWSIAVMVRELGAYYREYSGGEAAQLAPLPIQYADFSVWQRQWLHGDVLASELDWWRQQLSGASSALELPTDKPRPAVQSYRGAVLPIELSRELTQAVKALAQREGATPFMVLLASFQLLLSRYSGQDDISVGSPVANRNRSETEGLIGFFVNTLVLRARIEGQRSFRELLGQVRLSTLAAYEHQDVPFEKLVEELQPQRDLSRSPLFQVSLTLQNAPESSLALSGLDITALPAEINTSKFDFSLLFTEAEQLAGIINYNTDLFEAATMQGLLRHFTVLLEAAVARPDQALNDLPIISTEEKAQVLTNWSGTAVEYPRNASIHSLFSQQVARSPEAVAVVSGDEAVTYSQLDARSNQLAHHLRALGVLPGSRVAVRLDRSADLIVSLLAVLKTGASYVPLDKAWPSERLSFVLRESAAGVLVSHSDVADDLPAFGAVLL